The following proteins come from a genomic window of Miscanthus floridulus cultivar M001 chromosome 2, ASM1932011v1, whole genome shotgun sequence:
- the LOC136539582 gene encoding uncharacterized protein At2g23090-like, whose protein sequence is MGGGNGQKSKMARERNLEKNKAAKGSQLETNKKAMSIQCKVCMQTFMCTTTEVKCREHAEAKHPKTDVYQCFPHLKK, encoded by the exons ATGGGCGGCGGCAACGGCCAGAAGTCCAAGATGGCCCGCGAGCGCAACTTGGAGAAGAACAAGGCGGCCAAGG GGAGCCAGCTTGAGACCAACAAGAAGGCCATGAGCATCCAG TGCAAAGTATGCATGCAAACATTCATGTGTACCACGACTGAAGTGAAGTGCCGGGAGCATGCCGAGGCTAAGCATCCAAAGACTGACGTGTACCAGTGCTTCCCCCATCTGAAGAAGTGA